In Oryza sativa Japonica Group chromosome 11, ASM3414082v1, the following are encoded in one genomic region:
- the LOC136354211 gene encoding uncharacterized protein, translating to MTAAAAARKRSTAAAAARMRSVAAAAARIRPTAAAAVRMRSMAAVAAARLRPTAAAAARMRSVAAAAARMRPTTAAAARMRPVAAAAARMRPKVAAAARMRPAAVVAALMLPTAALLLSLAAMTALLWPTSASVVLVWCFCSTFWA from the exons atgacggcggcggcggcggctcggaagcggtccacggcggcggcggctgctcggaTGCggtccgtggcggcggcggcggctcggatacggcccacggcggcggcggctgttcgGATGCGgtccatggcggcggtggcggcggctcggttgcggcccacggcggcggcggctgctcggaTGCggtccgtggcggcggcggcggctcggatgcggcccacgacggcggcggctgctcggaTGCggcccgtggcggcggcggctgctcggaTGCGGcccaaggtggcggcggcggctcgaatGCGgcccgcggcggtggtggctgctCTGATGCTGCCCACGGCTGCGCTGTTGCTGTCTCTGGCGGCGATGACTGCGCTGTTGTGGCCTACGTCAGCATCGGTGGTGTTAGTCTGGTGCTTCTGCTCCACCTTT TGGGCTTGA
- the LOC107276845 gene encoding uncharacterized protein: MAAETCVSVSPAEVAEAAAILDVAGDGDGEAKGQIVVVDDDSDSEPNPYEYRVFFEWLWDDYCKIDDVTRGPTFRTPGARIFPCVEVYSCRVIDLTGGLEWPINVFGFVAVRDGLDRKRNYIFNRPRGDAQTLTTEDPSFILTGPIRAINCSQRIEFEIDLKVRGKTQSDKDKVLSARYIVYETMGPNSIVGQVRSKARPGKRCSVEVTFAHLAGRWRRRSRLELFKDQ; the protein is encoded by the exons ATGGCAGCTGAGACGTGCGTTTCGGTGTCGCCTGCAGAGgtggccgaggcggcggcgatcctcgacgtcgccggcgacggcgacggcgaggcgaaaGGGCagatcgtcgtcgtcgacgacgactcCGACTCCGAACCCAACCCGTACGAGTACCGCGTATTCTTCGAGTGGTTGTGGGACGACTACTGCAAGATCGACGACGTCA CTAGGGGCCCCACGTTCCGAACGCCCGGGGCGCGGATATTCCCCTGCGTGGAGGTGTACTCGTGCAGGGTGATTGACCTCACAGGCGGATTGGAGTGGCCGATCAATGTCTTCGGCTTCGTCGCGGTGCGTGATGGGCTCGACCGCAAGCGCAACTACATCTTCAATCGCCCGAGGGGCGACGCCCAGACACTCACCACGGAG GACCCATCTTTCATCTTGACAGGGCCTATCCGTGCAATCAACTGCTCTCAGCGTATCGAATTCGAAATCGATCTCAAGGTTAGGGGGAAAACACAATCCGATAAGGATAAGGTGTTGAGTGCCAGATACATTGTGTATGAAACTATGGGGCCAAATAGTATAGTTGGGCAGGTTAGATCAAAGGCAAGGCCAGGCAAGCGTTGCTCGGTAGAGGTCACCTTTGCCCATCTCGcggggcggtggaggcggcgatcgAGGTTAGAGTTGTTCAAGGATCAATAA
- the LOC136354210 gene encoding uncharacterized protein encodes MSSVVYPTLTRTNYQDWALVMRVNMQAQGLWGAVEPEGDDLVDYRQDRQALAAILRAVPAEMLATLAVKETAQEAWEAIKTRRIGVQCVREANAQQLRREFGDILFEDGETVDNFSMRIGGLANNLRTLGDNITEAEVVQKLLQVVPEHLQQIAISIETLLDVNELSLEEVTGRLRSVEQRKQRKTAAASSRVDANGRLLFTEEEWLAKFRKAASLQDAAHSSGSNGDRRGRGHGKKDDGAPKEAQPKPANPGGRNPGNCKNCGKRGHWAKDYRSEPKAQQAYVAQEEDEEPALLLAKVQLDPPRPRVAAPTNVVSPPSAPRAP; translated from the coding sequence ATGAGCAGCGTCGTCTACCCGACACTCACCCGCACAAATTACCAAGACTGGGCGCTGGTAATGCGGGTGAACATGCAGGCCCAAGGTCTGTGGGGCGCGGTGGAGCCGGAGGGCGATGATCTCGTCGACTACCGGCAGGACCGGCAGGCGCTCGCCGCGATACTTCGCGCCGTGCCCGCCGAGATGCTCGCCACGCTCGCTGTCAAGGAGACGGCGCAGGAGGCGTGGGAAGCGATCAAGACTCGCCGTATCGGTGTGCAGTGCGTGCGTGAGGCGAATGCACAGCAGCTGCGCCGAGAATTCGGTGATATCCTCTTCGAGGACGGTGAAACCGTCGACAACTTCTCGATGCGGATCGGCGGCCTCGCCAACAACCTTCGCACCTTAGGTGATAATATCACTGAAGCTGAGGTCGTTCAGAAATTGTTGCAGGTTGTCCCAGAACATCTCCAGCAAATAGCCATCTCGATTGAGACCTTGCTCGACGTCAATGAGCTGTCTCTCGAGGAGGTTACTGGGCGTCTGCGCTCCGTCGAGCAACGCAAGCAGCGCAAGACTGCGGCGGCATCGAGTCGGGTCGACGCCAATGGCCGTCTCCTCTTCACCGAGGAAGAATGGCTGGCGAAATTCCGCAAGGCGGCCTCTCTGCAAGACGCCGCTCACTCCTCCGGCAGCAACGGCGACCGCCGGGGTCGAGGGCATGGGAAGAAGGACGATGGAGCCCCGAAGGAGGCCCAGCCCAAGCCAGCCAACCCGGGAGGCCGTAACCCGGGAAATTGCAAGAATTGCGGCAAGAGGGGACATTGGGCCAAAGACTATCGCAGCGAGCCCAAGGCCCAGCAAGCTTACGTAGCCCAGGAGGAGGACGAAGAGCCTGCTCTGCTCCTGGCCAAGGTGCAGCTGGATCCGCCGCGTCCTCGCGTCGCTGCACCGACAAACGTCGTCTCGCCACCGAGCGCGCCGAGGGCGCCGTAG